Proteins encoded together in one Diceros bicornis minor isolate mBicDic1 chromosome 18, mDicBic1.mat.cur, whole genome shotgun sequence window:
- the KRT35 gene encoding keratin, type I cuticular Ha5, with the protein MASKCLKASFSSASLKGPGGTWGASARVSTMYSSSSCKLPSLSRGPHSFSACSAGLGRSSCRAASCLPALCLPSGGFATSYSTGGGWFGEGILTGNEKETMQSLNDRLASYLEKVRQLERENAELESRIREWCEQQVPFLCPDYQSYFRTIEELQKKTLCTKAENARLVVQIDNAKLAADDFRTKYETEVSMRQLVESDMNGLRRILDDLTLCKADLEAQVESLKEELLCLKKNHEEEVNSLRCQLGDRLNVEVDAAPPVDLNRVLDEMRCQYETLVENNRRDAEDWFNTQTEELNQQVVSSSEQLQSCQAEVIELRRTVNALEIELQAQQSTRDALESTLAETEARYSSQLAQMQGLITNVESQLAEIRSDLERQNQEYQVLLDVRARLESEINTYRGLLESEDCKLPCNPCAPDHSPSKSGLPCLPAASCGPGSACTTCSPHPICVPCLGGRF; encoded by the exons ATGGCTTCCAAATGCCTCAAGGCCAGCTTCTCTTCGGCGTCTCTCAAGGGCCCGGGAGGGACTTGGGGGGCCTCTGCTCGCGTGTCCACCATGTACTCCAGCAGCTCTTGCAAGCTCCCAAGCCTCTCCCGGGGGCCCCACAGCTTCTCTGCATGCTCAGCTGGACTGGGCAGGAGCAGCTGCAGGGCCGCCAGCTGCCTCCCTGCTCTCTGCCTGCCCTCCGGAGGCTTTGCCACCAGCTACAGCACGGGCGGGGGCTGGTTTGGGGAGGGCATCCTCACCGGCAACGAGAAGGAGACCATGCAGTCCCTGAACGACCGCCTGGCCAGCTACCTGGAGAAAGTGCGCCAGCTGGAGCGGGAGAACGCGGAGCTGGAGAGCCGCATCCGCGAGTGGTGTGAGCAGCAGGTGCCCTTCCTATGCCCCGACTACCAGTCCTACTTCCGGACCATTGAGGAGCTCCAGAAGAAG ACCCTGTGCACCAAGGCAGAGAACGCCAGGCTGGTGGTGCAGATCGACAACGCCAAGCTGGCTGCCGATGATTTCAGGACCAA GTATGAGACGGAGGTGTCCATGAGGCAGCTGGTGGAGTCAGACATGAATGGCCTGCGTAGGATTCTGGATGATCTGACCCTGTGCAAGGCCGATCTGGAGGCCCAGGTGGAGTCCCTGAAGGAGGAGCTGCTCTGCCTCAAGAAGAACCACGAGGAG GAAGTGAACTCACTGCGCTGCCAGCTTGGTGACCGGCTCAATGTTGAGGTGGACGCTGCTCCGCCTGTTGACCTGAACCGCGTTCTGGATGAGATGAGGTGCCAGTACGAGACCCTGGTGGAGAATAACCGCCGGGATGCTGAAGATTGGTTCAACACTCAG acAGAGGAGCTGAACCAGCAGGTGGTGTCCAGCTCCGAGCAGCTGCAGTCCTGCCAGGCGGAGGTCATCGAGCTGAGACGCACGGTCAACGCCCTGGAGATCGAGCTGCAGGCCCAGCAGAGCACG AGAGATGCTTTGGAATCCACCCTGGCAGAGACAGAGGCCCGCTACAGCTCCCAGCTGGCCCAGATGCAGGGCCTGATCACCAACGTGGAGTCCCAGCTGGCGGAGATCAGGAGTGACCTGGAGCGGCAGAACCAGGAGTACCAGGTGCTGCTGGACGTCCGGGCCCGGCTGGAGAGTGAGATCAATACGTACCGGGGCCTGCTGGAGAGCGAGGACTGCAA GCTTCCCTGTAACCCGTGTGCCCCTGATCACTCACCCTCCAAGTCAGGCCTCCCCTGTCTTCCTGCGGCCTCCTGCGGTCCTGGCTCAGCCTGCACAACCTGCAGCCCCCACCCCATTTGTGTCCCCTGCCTGGGGGGCCGGTTCTGA
- the KRT36 gene encoding keratin, type I cuticular Ha6: protein MATQICSPIFSSGSVRGLCGTAGGITRVSSVRSVGSCRIPSLAGAARSASSVRLGLSGFGSCLPASCLSTGCYPSSFVGSGGWFCEGTFNGNEKETMQFLNDRLANYLEKVRQLEQENAELESRIREWYESQIPYICPDYQSYFRTIEELQQKILLTKAENARLVLQIDNAKLAADDFRTKYETELGLRQLVEADTNGLRRILDELTLCKADLEMQVESLKEELLCLKKNHEEEVNVLRGQLGDRLNVEVDAAPSVDLNKILDDMRCQYETLVENNRRDVETWFNTQTEELNQQVVSSSEQLQSCQVEIIELRRTVNALEIELQAQQSSRNSLESTLAETEARYSTQLAQMQGLITNVEAQLAEIRCDLERQNHEYQVLLDVKARLESEIATYRRLLESEDCKLPAHPCATECKPAIRVPYVSTVPCAQASQVSAQIRTITEEIRDGKIISSREHLQPCPL, encoded by the exons ATGGCCACCCAGATCTGCTCCCCGATCTTCTCCTCTGGGTCTGTCAGGGGCCTCTGTGGCACAGCAGGTGGCATCACTCGGGTGTCCTCTGTCCGCTCTGTGGGCTCCTGCAGGATCCCCAGTCTTGCTGGTGCTGCGAGGTCGGCCTCCTCCGTCAGGCTGGGCCTCTCTGGCTTCGGGAGCTGCTTGCCGGCCTCCTGTCTGTCCACCGGGTGCTATCCCTCTAGCTTTGTTGGGAGTGGTGGTTGGTTCTGCGAGGGCACCTTCAATGGCAACGAGAAGGAGACCATGCAGTTCCTGAACGACCGCCTGGCCAACTACCTGGAGAAGGTGCGCCAGCTGGAACAGGAGAACGCGGAGCTGGAGAGCCGCATCCGGGAGTGGTACGAGTCTCAGATCCCGTATATCTGCCCAGACTACCAGTCCTACTTCAGGACCATCGAGGAGCTCCAGCAGAAG ATCCTGCTGACCAAGGCTGAGAACGCCAGGCTGGTCCTGCAAATTGACAATGCCAAGCTGGCTGCGGATGACTTCCGGACCAA GTACGAGACGGAGCTGGGCTTGCGGCAGCTGGTGGAGGCCGACACCAACGGCCTGCGCAGGATCCTGGACGAGCTGACCCTGTGCAAGGCTGACCTGGAGATGCAGGTGGAGTCCCTGAAGGAGGAGCTGCTCTGCCTCAAGAAGAACCACGAGGAG GAAGTCAATGTGCTCCGTGGCCAACTTGGGGATCGACTGAACGTGGAAGTGGATGCCGCCCCCTCGGTGGATCTCAACAAGATTCTGGATGATATGAGATGCCAATATGAGACCCTGGTGGAGAATAACCGTAGAGATGTGGAGACCTGGTTCAACAcccag ACCGAGGAGCTGAACCAGCAGGTGGTGTCCAGCTCCGAGCAACTGCAGTCCTGCCAGGTGGAGATCATCGAGCTAAGACGCACAGTCAATGCCCTGGAGATCGAGCTGCAGGCGCAGCAGAGCTCG CGGAATTCCCTGGAATCCACCCTGGCGGAGACTGAGGCCCGCTACAGCACCCAGCTGGCCCAGATGCAGGGCCTGATCACCAACGTGGAGGCCCAGCTGGCAGAGATCCGCTGCGACCTGGAGCGGCAGAACCACGAGTACCAGGTCCTCCTGGACGTCAAGGCACGGCTGGAGTCGGAGATCGCCACCTACCGCCGCCTGCTGGAGAGCGAGGACTGCAA GCTGCCTGCCCATCCCTGTGCCACGGAGTGCAAGCCTGCCATCAGAGTTCCTTATGTCTCCACGGTGCCCTGTGCCCAGGCTTCCCAGGTCAGCGCCCAGATCCGCACCATCACCGAGGAGATCAGAGACGGGAAAATCATTTCTTCCAGGGAACACCTGCAGCCCTGCCCACTGTAA
- the KRT32 gene encoding keratin, type I cuticular Ha2 has product MISTCSPASIKNCPRPSSVCSSSMSCQPELCLGYVCQPVTCVPSICTPTTYRLASCLSKTYLSSSCRPASGISSSLGTCSWYCEGTFNGSEKETMQFLNDRLASYLEKVRQLERENTELEGKIQEACQAQVPICPDYQSYFRTIEELQQKVLCTKAENARMVVHIDNAKLAADDFRTKYETELAMRQLVEADTNGLRRILDELTLCKADLEAQVESLKEELLCLKKDHEEEVSALRCQLGDCLNIEVDAAPPVDLNRMLEEMRCQYEAVVETNHRDVEEWFNTQMEELNQQVATSSEQLQSYQSDIIDLRRTVNTLEIELQAQHSLRDSLENTLTETEARYSSQLAQMQGLITNVEAQLAEIRCDLERQNQEYRVLLDVKARLEGEINTYWGLLESEDCKLPCNPCSTPSCPPCAPSPSVPRTVVPRTVIGMPCPPCPPGRY; this is encoded by the exons ATGATATCCACCTGCTCACCGGCCTCCATCAAGAACTGCCCCCGGCCCTCCTCTGTCTGCTCCAGCAGCATGAGCTGCCAGCCTGAGCTGTGCCTGGGTTACGTCTGCCAGCCAGTGACATGCGTGCCTTCCATCTGCACGCCCACCACCTACCGGCTGGCCAGCTGCCTCTCCAAGACCTACCTCTCCAGCTCCTGCCGGCCAGCCAGTGGCATCTCCAGCTCCCTGGGAACCTGCAGCTGGTACTGTGAAGGCACCTTCAATGGCAGTGAGAAGGAGACCATGCAGTTCCTGAACGACCGCCTGGCCAGCTACCTGGAGAAGGTGCGCCAGCTGGAGCGGGAGAACACGGAGCTGGAGGGCAAGATCCAAGAGGCCTGCCAAGCCCAGGTGCCCATATGTCCTGACTACCAGTCTTACTTCAGGACCATCGAGGAGCTCCAGCAGAAG GTTCTTTGCACCAAGGCAGAGAATGCCAGGATGGTCGTGCACATTGATAATGCCAAGCTGGCTGCTGATGACTTCAGGACCAA GTACGAGACGGAACTGGCCATGCGGCAGCTGGTGGAGGCTGACACCAACGGCCTGCGCAGGATCCTGGACGAGCTGACCCTGTGCAAGGCCGACCTGGAGGCCCAGGTGGAGTCCCTGAAGGAGGAGCTTCTCTGCCTCAAGAAGGACCATGAAGAG GAAGTCAGTGCCCTCCGATGCCAGCTTGGGGACTGCCTTAACATTGAGGTGGATGCCGCGCCCCCTGTGGACCTGAACAGGATGCTGGAAGAGATGCGGTGTCAGTACGAGGCAGTGGTAGAGACCAACCACAGGGACGTGGAAGAATGGTTCAACACGCAG ATGGAAGAGCTCAACCAGCAGGTGGCCACGAGCTCTGAGCAGCTTCAGAGCTATCAGTCGGACATCATTGATCTGAGACGAACAGTCAACACGCTGGAGATCGAGCTGCAGGCCCAGCACAGCCTG AGGGACTCGCTGGAAAACACCCTCACCGAGACCGAGGCCCGCTACAGCTCCCAGCTGGCCCAGATGCAGGGCCTAATCACCAACGTGGAGGCCCAGCTGGCAGAGATCCGCTGCGACCTGGAGCGGCAGAACCAGGAGTACAGGGTGCTGCTGGATGTCAAGGCCCGGCTGGAGGGCGAGATCAACACCTACTGGGGCCTGCTGGAGAGCGAGGACTGCAA GTTGCCCTGTAACCCCTGCTCCACTCCCTCCTGTCCCCCTTGTGCGCCCTCCCCTAGTGTGCCCCGGACCGTCGTCCCCCGCACTGTCATCGGCATGCCTTGTCCACCCTGCCCTCCCGGCCGCTACTGA